The DNA window ATATTTTGTAGCATTCGCAAACTTACTTTTTCGTAAAAGGAGTTTTCAAAATAGATACTCAGTTGGAATAGGTTTTTCCCCATAACCGAATTCGAGGCAGGAATGACATTGTCTTCGGTTTCGAAATGAGAACTGATTAAGGCTTCATCTAAATTGGAAGTAAAGGTGAAAAAACCTGATTTTTCATCGTAGAAATGTTCCAGACTATAATCGGTCAATTGTTTGGCATATTGAAGCCATTTTTCGTCAAAAGTCACTTCATACAAAGCGATAAAGGCAGAAATCACAAAGCAATAATCTTCCAAATATCCGTTGATGGTACTTTTTCCGTTTTTGTGATTATGGTATAAATTGCCTTCACTTGACCACAAATTTTTGAGTATAAAATCGGCGTTTTTCAATGCCAAATTCAAATAGTTTTCATTTTCCAATGCTTTGTAGGCGTCAACAAAACCTTTGAGCATTATAGCATTCCACGAAGTTAAACATTTATCATCTAATCTCGGTTTGGCTCTTTTTTCTCTTTTGATATAAAGGATTTTCTCCCAAAATTGTTTCTTTTTTTGAAGTGTTGCTTCGGATATAGTATTACTTTTTGCAATGTCTTTGAGACTTTTATTTTGAATCAAAACATAGTTTTCGTCTTCCCACAATCCGAAGGAATTGATGTTGAACACTTGACTAAACAATTCGAAATCATCGCCTATAATGGTCTTCAATTCGGGAATTTTCCAAACATAAAAAGCACCTTCTTCGAGATGATTTTCGGAATTGAGACTATCGGCATCGAGTGCGCAATAAAACCCAGCTTCTGGACTCATTAATTCCCTTTCGATAAAGGACAGCGTTTTTTCGACCACTTCTTTATAAAGAGGATTTTTGGTCAATTTATAGGCGTCAGAGTATAACGAAACGAGTTGTCCATTATCATAAAGCATTTTTTCGAAATGCGGAACATGCCATTTGTTATCTACGGAATAACGCGAAAATCCACCGTCAACGGTATCAAAAATCCCTCCGTAAGCCATTCGAGTTAAAGTGAGATTAACAAAATCGAATAGCTTCATATCATTTTTTTGGAAAGCATAACGCATTAAAAAATGATAATTATTGGGCATCATAAATTTTGGCGAACGAGACATTCCACCAAAATCCAAATCGAAATCTTCTTTCCATTTTTGGACTAATAGACTTAAATCAGTGGTGTGAAATTCAGATTCAGATTTCAAGTTGTCGACAATACTCAAAGATTGAATTCCTTGATGCAGTTTCTCGGCATAATCAATCACTTTTTCAGAATTCGATTGATAGACTTGCTGCAATTGACCTAGAGTTTCCATCCATTCTTCTTTCCTGAAATAAGTTCCTCCCCAAATGGGTCTGCCATCGGGAAGTGCAACCACATTCAACGGCCATCCGCCGCGACGAGTCATCAGCTGAACGGCTTTCATATAGACTGCATCTACATCAGGGCGTTCTTCGCGATCGACTTTGATGTTGATGAAACTTTTATTCATGACCTCGGCCACTTTCTGGTCTTCGAAACTTTCGTGCTCCATAACGTGGCACCAATGGCAAGCCGAGTACCCAATACTTATGATAATGAGGCTATTTTTTTCTTTGGCTTCGGCCAATGAATTGACATTCCAAGCTTTCCAATGCACAGGATTGTTAGCGTGTTGCAGTAAATACGGACTGGTTTCTTGAGAAAGTAAATTCATTATTTGAGAAATTTGTTGACTCTAATCTGGAAACTGAAAACGCTTTATCCGTTGACAGCTTCCACTTTAATTTCTTCGTCGTTCAACATACTTTTCAGCATATTTTCTATGCCACTTTTTAAAGTAAAAGTAGAAGAAGGGCAACCGCTGCAAGCACCTTGAAGAACTACTTTTACAATTTTATCCGTTTCATCATAGGATTCAAAAGCGATATTTCCACCATCGGCTTGAACGGCTGGTTTTACATATTCTTCTAAAATATTGATGATTTGTTGGGAAGTGACATCAAGATGATCGAATTCTTGGTTTTTCACTTTTTCTTGTTCGGCTTTGGCAACAATCAAACTTTCGTCAAGTACAGTTCCTCCGTTTTCGATGTATTGTTTGATAAAAGTTCTCAATTCCAACGTGATTTCATCCCAGTTATTGATGTCGTATTTGGTTACTGAAATATAATTTTCGTCGATAAAAAGTTCTTTTACATACGGAAATTTGAAAAGTTCTTTGGCCAATGGTGAAGCTTCGGTTTGATCGATATTTTTGAATTCAACGGCACTTTTGGTCAGCATTCTGCTTACTACAAATTTCAAAGCGGAAGGATTTGGAGTAGTTTCGCCATAAACAGTGATGGGTTGTTTTTGTGTTTTGTTTTCAGATGGAGTAACAATGACGCCTCCGTCGGCAACAAATTTTTCGATTTGTTCCGCCACAGCATCTTTTACATCTTCCCATTCTACTATGCTAAATTTTTCGATGGCAATAAAATTTCCAGAGATATAAACTGTTTTTACAAACGGCAGGTAAAAAAGTTGTTGGGCAAGCGGAGAATTCTTGGTCTCATCGATATTTTTGAATTCAAAACTCTCGTTATTAGTGATGAAATCTTCGAATTCAAATTTTAAAATACTTGGATTTTGCGTTTCTTTGATGGTTATTTTTGACATAATTTTTTTAATTTTTTACAAATTTAACAAAGATATTTTCCACTATTGACTATATTTGATTTTTTAAAGAATAAATTAACGTATAAAACGTTTTAAGTTAAAATGTAATTCTGTTTTTTATTTAATTGAGCCCCCAATTCTAAATATAATACTTTTTGAATGAATCATACATTTAAGATTTTTATAGTTCTATTTTTTATAGCACACAGTTCCTTTTCGCAATTAGGAATTCCTGTCTATTCTGACTATTTGTCTGACAATTATTATTTGCTGCATCCCTCGATGGCTGGTGCTGCAAATTGTGATAAAATCAGACTTACCGCACGAAAACAATGGTTCGATCAGACGGATGCTCCGGCGCTGCAAACGCTAAGTTATAACGGAAGAGTCGGCGAAAAATCGGGTATCGGGATTATTCTTTTTAATGATAAAAATGGGTATCATTCTCAAAAAGGTGCCAAGTTGACTTATGCGCATCATTTGATGTTCTCTCGTGATGAGATTGATTTGAATCAGTTGTCCTTTGGGATGAGTGCCGATTTTTCTCAAAGCCAATTGGATGAAACTGAGTTTTTGCAATCAGGAGATTTTGACCCTATTATCAACGGAATTATAGTGCAAGATGCCTCTTATTTCAATCTGGATATCGGGGCCTCATACAATTATCTCGATTTTTATGTGCACGGAACAATACAGAATATTATTGAAACCAAAAGAAAAATTTATACCGAATTTGAAAGTGCCAATTTGCGAAAGTATTTGTTGAGTGCGGGTTATGTTTTTGGGGATGCAGACAAAATTCTTTGGGAGCCATCGCTAATGTTTCAGTTGGTGGATCAAACTAAAGAAAAGTCGATTGATATCAATATGAAGGCTTATAAAAATTTCGAATTCGGAAAACTTTGGGCCGCCTTATCGTACAGAACCAGTTTTGATGGTGCAGAATATTTGAGCGGAAGCGGTGTTTCCTCGCAAAAATTGCAATATTTCACTCCAATTTTTGGGGTAAATTATAAGAAATTTATGTTTGCCTATACTTATTCTTACCTTACTGGAGATGTCAATTTTGACACTGGAGGTTTTCATCAAATTACGTTGGGAATTGATCTAAATTGCAAACGCGAAAAATACCATTGTAATTGTCCTGCTATTAATTAAGCAAAATTCATCAAAATTAAATTTGTATATGCTAATAAAATCTGTCAACGGAAAAACCCCTGCTATTCCTGAGGATTGTTATGTAGCCGAAAATGCCACTATTGTTGGTGAAGTTAGTTTTGGGCATTCTTGCAGCGTTTGGTTCAATGCTGTTGTACGCGGCGATGTCCATTTTATAACCATCGGTAACAAAGTGAATATTCAAGATGGCGCTATCATTCATTGCACCTACAAAAAGCACCCTACAATTATCGGAAATAATGTGTCTATTGGACATAATGCTTTGGTTCACGGATGCACCATTCACGATAATGTTTTGATAGGAATGGGAGCTATTGTGATGGATAATTGCGTGGTGAATAGTAATTCTATAATTGCTGCTGGTGCTGTTGTTACTCAAAACACAGTGGTGGAATCGGGCAGTATTTATGCTGGAGTTCCGGCTAAAAAAGTCAAAGAGATTGATCAGTCCGATTTTGCAGGCGAGATTGAGCGTATTGCCAATAATTATGTGATGTATTCTAGTTGGTATAAGCCGCAAGAATAACTTTGAGACAAAGCAACAGTTTCAAAGCTAAAAAATCAGCCACAAATTACACAAATTACACAAATTACACAAATTTAGATGTCATAATATTCCACTAATCTGCCAAAGGCAGATTAAATTTGTGTAATTATATTTTTAGAAGCACTAAAATTTGTGCAAATTTGTGTAATTCGTGGTAACAAAATAACTGCGGAGTTTGCCCTACATAATATCTTATGGTCTTCAAAAATCTTTTTCAATTATTTCATATTGGTTTCTCAAAATATCCGACAGCACTTTTGGATTGGAGTTGGTATAAAAAATTGGTTTTCTATTTTCAATCGATGAAAAGCCTACTTTTTCTTTCAAAACATTTTGTGTTTGCCTCGCGACTGCTTCTCCTGAATCGATTATCTGAATATGCGGCGGAAGAATTTTTTTGATTTGCGGAATCAAATAAGGATAATGACTGCATCCTAAGACCAAATAATCAATGTTAGCTTCGATCATTGGCGCGAGATAGGATTCTAGTAATTGTATCATTTCAAGCGAGTTTATTTTTCCGTTTTCGATGAGTTGTACCAAGCCGTGACCTACCTGTTCGATGATTTTTGTATCCTGAAATTTTTCGACATTTTTATTAAAAAGTTCGCTATTCAAAGTGCCTTGCGTGGCAAGAATTCCGATGGTTTGTGTTTTCGAATGGGTCGCTGCAGGTTTGATGGCGGGTTCAATCCCGATAAAGGGCAAGTTGTATTTGGCTCTCAATTCCTGAATAGCATTGGTCGTGGCGGTATTGCAAGCCACTACTATTAATTTGCAGTCCAAACCAAGCAAGAATTCGGTGTTTTTGATACTTAGTGCAATAATTTCGGCTTTCGATTTTTGACCGTAGGGGGCGTTTTTGCTATCGGCTAAATAAATGGTTTGTTCGTGGGGAAGCAATTGATGAATTTCAGCCCAAATAGAAGTACCTCCGATGCCAGAGTCAAAAATTCCTATTGGGCGATTGTTATCCATAACAACAAAGTTAGGTGCAACTTTTTTAAAATCCTAAAATTGATCGTATAAAAAAAACGCTCAACCATTTTTTTTGTTGAGCGTTTTGTGAGTTTACTAGATTTTTCTTAGAAACCTAAATCTTTTTTAACGTCTACAGTTAAGTTAGGTCCGTCTGCAAGTAAAAGTGTAGAACCGTCAAGAACATATTGAAAACCTTTGGCTTTACCCACTTTTTGGATAGAAGCTCTTACTTTTTCGTAGATAGGTTTAGTGATTTCTTCTTGTTTGGTTTGCAATTCTTTTTGTGCATTTTGTCCGTAATCTTGGATTCTTTTTTGCATATCTTGAACCTCTTTTTGACGTTCTGCATTTACTGCATCGGTTACTGTTGCAGCCTCTGCGTCATACTTTTTAAGTTTTGTCTGAAATTCTTCAGCCATTTTTTTGTACTCTGCATCATAGGTTTTGCTCAAGGTCTCCAATTGTTTTTGAGCGTCAATCATTGCAGGCATTTTTGTCATAATGTCGCTTACATCCACGTGAGCTGCCTTCGCTTGCGCATTAATTGTTTGGCTGGCTCCTAAAATAAGTATTGCAGCAATTAGTAAAGTTTTGATTTGTTTCATCGTTTTAAATTATTAATTAATTATTGTTTGTATTCTCTTTTGTTGTTTTTAATTTCTCTTCTTGCGCTTTTTTAGCGGCTTCTCGATCTTCTAGTATTTTTTTTCTTTTTTCTTCCAGCGCCTTTTTGCGTTCTTCGATTATTTTGTTCCGATCCTCAATAGTTTTTGCTCTGGCATCGGCTTGTTTTTGTTTTTCAATTTCTGCTGCTGTTTTAGTTGTTGTTTCTTTCGTCGCAGCAGTTTCTGGAACAGTTTTGGCTGCTTCCGTATTGGTTTTAGTATCTTCTTTTACAGTATTCTCAGAAACCGTGCCAGTTTTTTTTGCGTCTTTAGCTTCTAGGGCTTGTTGTCTTTTCGCTTCTTGTGCTTTTTTACTTTCTTCCGCTGCTTTTTTGCGGTCTTCAAGCGTTTTTGCTCGGGCGTCGGCTTGTTTTTGTTTTGCTTCTGCAGCAGCTGTTGAGGCTTCTGCAGCCTTCGTGGCTTTCGTCTCGGCTTCATTTCCTGCAGTTGGTGGGGCTGCTGAGGGTGTCGGAGTACCGGTCGTTTTCTTGGCTGCTCTGTCCGAAAGAATTTGTTGCCTTTTTTCTTCTTGTGCTTTTCTATTTTCTTCTGCTAGCTTTTTGCGGTCTTCCAGTGTTTTTGCTCTAGCGTCGGCTTGCGCTTGCTTGGCGGCCGCCGCAGCTGATTCTTTATCCGCGGGACTTGCAGCAGGACTAGCTGTGTTCGCAGCAGCAGGTGCAACCGTACCGGTTTTTTTGGCTGCTCTATCGGCAATGATTTTTTGTTTTCTTTCTTCTGCCGCTTTTCTTCGTTCTTCTTCGGCTAACAATCGGTTGGCAATTACGGCATCGCGAGCAGCTTTTTTTGCATCTAATGATTTTTGTTTTTTTGCCAAATCAGGATTGTCGTACATGGCTTCTTCCTTGGCTTCTTTTTCGGCTTCTTCTTTGAGTTGTTTTTTGGTTAGCTGTTCTCTTTTTTCGGTTTTATTCAAAATACGAACAATTTGATCGCTGATGTCATATCTTCTTGCGGCAAAAAGCATCGTCATGTCGGAAGTTTTATCAAAAATAAAATCATATTTTTTTACTTCGGCGATGTCTTGCACAATTGAAAAAACCTGGTCTTGAATGGGTTTTGTCAAACCATTTTTCTGGGTCATTAAGTCTCCATTTGGACCAAATCTTTTTTGTTGATAGTCTAATAACTCGTTTTCAAGGAACGCTATTTCGCTAATTCTTTCTTCGACCAAGCCTTTTGTCAGCAAGGCTTTTTCTGCTTTTAGCGCTTCTTTTAGTTTGCTTATTTCTGTTTTTTTGGCTTCAATTTCTTGCTTCCATTTTTGGGCCTTTTGTTCTAGTTGGGTTTGGGCTTCGGTGTAACCTGGAACATTTTGCAAAATGTATTCCATGTCAATATAACCTACTTTTGTACCTCTAGTTTGAGCCTGTATCGAATTTGCTACAAATAGAGCCAAAAATATAAATAAATATCCTTTTCTCATAACTTTACTGTATTAGAAAAATTTATATCCAACTATTAAAATTGTTGTCCTATGATAAAGTGTGTTTCCCAACCATTAGCTTGTGGTCTTAGTAAACCGTTTGGCAAAGGCAATCCATCAAATCCATATCCGAAATCTATTCCCAATAATCCGAAGGCAGGCATATAAACACGCAATCCAGCACCAGCAGAGCGACTCAAAGCAAAAGGGTTATAATTTTTGAAAGTATCGAAAGAGGAACCTGCTTCTAGGAACGTTAAGGCATAAATCGACGCCGATGGTTTTAAGGTTATTGGGTATCTTAATTCCAAAGAATATTTGTTGTAAACTGTTGCGCCAACGGGTTCGCCAAGACTATTTACGGGTGTTAAAGAGCTATTAGGATACCCTCGTAAAGCGATTACTTCTCTTCCGTCCATAGCGAAGTTTTGCATTCCGTCTCCTCCTAAAAAGAATCTTTCGAATGGAATAATTCCTCTATCTTGGTTGTAGGCTCCTAGGAATCCGAACTCAACTAAAGCGCGCAATACAAGCGGACTTTTTGGAGTTCCAAGTACTTTTGTGTACCAATCTGCTTTGAATTTTAGTTTGTAATATTCTAACCAATTGTATTTTTTCTGATCTACTTTTGCAGGGTCGGCCGCGGCATCTTGATAATCCGACACACTGTTTGGAGTTGGATTGGTTTGACTTGGGATTGCTTCTAAATAATCCCCGCTGTTTACTCTAATGCCATTAGTACCGGTATATGAAGCGCCTGAATAAATGTATTTGTATTCTTTTTGGTCGCCCAATGTGGCATAATTTACGCCATTAAACAAAGAGTAAGGTAGTGTAAATTTACCAACTATACTAAATTCAGCTCCATAAATTGGAAATATTGGGTTGATACCTTTATTACTTCTTGATAGCCCTATTGTATAAGCTAAGTTTCTAGATGCTCCGTCTCCAAAGGTAAATAATCCGGTATTGTAGTTATGTAGATCATAATGTTGGTAACTAACCGTTTGTGACAATCCAAAATAATCATCTGGCACGGTAAGTCGTTTGTATATTCCAGCCGATATCGTCAAGATATTAAAACTACGACTTTTGTCCACTCTTTGGGTTTGGAAGTTATTATAAAACTGCTGCGTGTACGAAAAAGAGGTATTCAACTGCACCGGTTTTTGTCTGCCAAACCAAGGCTCCGAAAAGGATAAGCTGTAGGTTCTAAAATAGGAACTTGCTTGTAATCGCAAAGATACTTTTTGACCGTCACCCATAGGAAGGGGTTTGTAAGCTTCTTTATTGAATAGATTTCTAGCCGAAAAGTTATTGAATGACAAGCCTAAAGTTCCGATGAAACCACCTCCGCCATAACCTCCTTGAAGTTCTATTTGGCTTGCTCCTTTTTCAGTCAAAGGATAGTCGATATCTACAGTACCTGCGGCTGCATCTACGTTTTTGAATTTCGGCTCGATTGATTCCGGATCAAAAAATCCTAATTGCCCGATTTCACGAATGGTTCTGATCAATAAATCTTTATTGTATTTTTCTCCTGGTTTTGTTCTCAATTCTCGATACACTACGTGGTCGTTTGTTTTGTCGTTTCCGGAAATGGTTATTTTGTTGAAATAAGCAATAGGCCCTTCGGTAATTCGAATCTCAAAGTCGATAGAATCGTTGGCTGTCTTGGTTTCTACTGCGTTAATATTGGAAAACAAATAACCGTTATTTTGGTATAAATTGGTAATATCATCACCATCAGGTTTTGTTTTATCGGCGATTCTTTTCTCTAATAAAACTCCGTTGTACGTATCTCCTTTTTTGATGCCTAACATACCAAGCAGTCCCTCGTCAGAATACACAGTATTGCCTAGGAATTTGATATTTCCAAATCGATATTTATTGCCTTCTTCAACTTTTATTTTTATCATCAAAGCTTTTAAGTCTTCGTTATAAGCAACAGAGTCTGAAAGTATGCGGGCATCGCGATAGCCTCTTTCTTTGTAGGCTGCGATTACTTTTTCTAAATCGTCATTGTATTTGGCTTGAATGAACTTCGATGTTTTTAGACTTATCAAGGTTTTTCGCTTCGTATCTTTCATAGCAGCGCGAAGAGTCTCGGACTTAACCTCTTTATTTCCTTCAAATACAATGTCTTTGATTTTGACTTTCGATCCTTTGTCAATTTTTACTACCATGTTCACATGGTTGGTCATTGAAGTATCTATAACGGTATTTATGTTGACTTTGGTATTGAAAAACCCGTCTTTTTTGTATTTATTTTCGATATAATATTTGGTAGTGGTAATTAAATTTTCGTTAACTACTTTTTCTTTAGTAAGACCATTGTCTTTGATAAGTCCTTCTATTTTGCTTTTGTTTACGCCCACAAACTTTACCTCATTTAATTTAGGTAATTCTTCGACATGCAAATCAAGGTAAATACTGTCCTTTTCAATTTTATTGATATAAAACGTAATTTCATCAAAAAGACCAAGTTTTCCTAGTTTTTTGATGGCATTGCTAATTTCTTCACCTGGAACGGTTATTTCCTGTCCTTTTTCGAGGCCAGCAAATGTGGTTACAGTATTGGGGTTAAAACTTATTTTTCCTACGATATCAACCTTGGCAAGGATATAGGTTTTTCCTTGGTCGAATGGTACTCTGTCTTGTGCTTTAATTTGCGAAAAACTTCCAAAAATCAAAAGGCCTAGGAGTAACTTTATGCTTTTTTGTAACACTAAAAAATTATTTAATTTGTTCACTTGTTTTTCCAAATCTACGCTCTCTTTTTTGATAACTAATGATAGCCTCATATAAATCTTTCTCTTTGAAGTCCGGCCATAATACATCAGTAAAATATAACTCTGCGTAGGCAATTTGCCATAACAAAAAATTACTTATTCTATGCTCTCCACTTGTTCTAATTAATAAATCTACCTCGGGTAAATTTTGGGTGTAAAGATGCTCATTTATAATTGAATCGTCAATATCGTCTATTGAAATTATATTATTTTTAACTTTATCGCTAATGTTTCTTACAGCATTTACTATTTCTTCCCTTGAACCGTAGCTCAATGCTAGGGTGAGTGTCATTTTTGTGTTGTGCTTTGTTTTTTCTATAACGTCGAAAAGTTCGTCCTGAGCTGATTTGGGTAATTTTTCTAAATTGCCAATAGCGTTCATTTTGACGTTGTTTTCCTGCAGAGTTTGGAGTTCTTTCCTTAATGATTTGATTAATAATTTCATTAAAGTTTCAACCTCTATTTTGGGTCTGTTCCAATTTTCTGTTGAAAACGCATACAAAGTAAGGTATTCGATTCCCAAATCGGCGCAGGTTTTTATGTTATCTTTGACCGATTTTGAGCCTTTTTCGTGGCCAAATGCCCTCAGAAAGCCTTGTTTTTTTGCCCAACGACCATTGCCATCCATGATGATAGCGAGGTGATTTGGCAATCTGCTTATGTCGATTTCGTCTAGTAAATTCATTTTTTTATTCTGCGCAATAACAAGG is part of the Flavobacterium nackdongense genome and encodes:
- a CDS encoding gamma carbonic anhydrase family protein; the encoded protein is MLIKSVNGKTPAIPEDCYVAENATIVGEVSFGHSCSVWFNAVVRGDVHFITIGNKVNIQDGAIIHCTYKKHPTIIGNNVSIGHNALVHGCTIHDNVLIGMGAIVMDNCVVNSNSIIAAGAVVTQNTVVESGSIYAGVPAKKVKEIDQSDFAGEIERIANNYVMYSSWYKPQE
- a CDS encoding thioredoxin domain-containing protein codes for the protein MNLLSQETSPYLLQHANNPVHWKAWNVNSLAEAKEKNSLIIISIGYSACHWCHVMEHESFEDQKVAEVMNKSFINIKVDREERPDVDAVYMKAVQLMTRRGGWPLNVVALPDGRPIWGGTYFRKEEWMETLGQLQQVYQSNSEKVIDYAEKLHQGIQSLSIVDNLKSESEFHTTDLSLLVQKWKEDFDLDFGGMSRSPKFMMPNNYHFLMRYAFQKNDMKLFDFVNLTLTRMAYGGIFDTVDGGFSRYSVDNKWHVPHFEKMLYDNGQLVSLYSDAYKLTKNPLYKEVVEKTLSFIERELMSPEAGFYCALDADSLNSENHLEEGAFYVWKIPELKTIIGDDFELFSQVFNINSFGLWEDENYVLIQNKSLKDIAKSNTISEATLQKKKQFWEKILYIKREKRAKPRLDDKCLTSWNAIMLKGFVDAYKALENENYLNLALKNADFILKNLWSSEGNLYHNHKNGKSTINGYLEDYCFVISAFIALYEVTFDEKWLQYAKQLTDYSLEHFYDEKSGFFTFTSNLDEALISSHFETEDNVIPASNSVMGKNLFQLSIYFENSFYEKVSLRMLQNILPTIEYPSAYSNWMDLALHFSEENKELAICGEKALEYASKINALYLPNIVLAGLEKVTKLPFLKDRFVAEQTLFYLCQNKTCAAPSTDFQKIVSNLI
- the murI gene encoding glutamate racemase translates to MDNNRPIGIFDSGIGGTSIWAEIHQLLPHEQTIYLADSKNAPYGQKSKAEIIALSIKNTEFLLGLDCKLIVVACNTATTNAIQELRAKYNLPFIGIEPAIKPAATHSKTQTIGILATQGTLNSELFNKNVEKFQDTKIIEQVGHGLVQLIENGKINSLEMIQLLESYLAPMIEANIDYLVLGCSHYPYLIPQIKKILPPHIQIIDSGEAVARQTQNVLKEKVGFSSIENRKPIFYTNSNPKVLSDILRNQYEIIEKDF
- a CDS encoding PorP/SprF family type IX secretion system membrane protein; the encoded protein is MNHTFKIFIVLFFIAHSSFSQLGIPVYSDYLSDNYYLLHPSMAGAANCDKIRLTARKQWFDQTDAPALQTLSYNGRVGEKSGIGIILFNDKNGYHSQKGAKLTYAHHLMFSRDEIDLNQLSFGMSADFSQSQLDETEFLQSGDFDPIINGIIVQDASYFNLDIGASYNYLDFYVHGTIQNIIETKRKIYTEFESANLRKYLLSAGYVFGDADKILWEPSLMFQLVDQTKEKSIDINMKAYKNFEFGKLWAALSYRTSFDGAEYLSGSGVSSQKLQYFTPIFGVNYKKFMFAYTYSYLTGDVNFDTGGFHQITLGIDLNCKREKYHCNCPAIN
- a CDS encoding OmpH family outer membrane protein, producing MRKGYLFIFLALFVANSIQAQTRGTKVGYIDMEYILQNVPGYTEAQTQLEQKAQKWKQEIEAKKTEISKLKEALKAEKALLTKGLVEERISEIAFLENELLDYQQKRFGPNGDLMTQKNGLTKPIQDQVFSIVQDIAEVKKYDFIFDKTSDMTMLFAARRYDISDQIVRILNKTEKREQLTKKQLKEEAEKEAKEEAMYDNPDLAKKQKSLDAKKAARDAVIANRLLAEEERRKAAEERKQKIIADRAAKKTGTVAPAAANTASPAASPADKESAAAAAKQAQADARAKTLEDRKKLAEENRKAQEEKRQQILSDRAAKKTTGTPTPSAAPPTAGNEAETKATKAAEASTAAAEAKQKQADARAKTLEDRKKAAEESKKAQEAKRQQALEAKDAKKTGTVSENTVKEDTKTNTEAAKTVPETAATKETTTKTAAEIEKQKQADARAKTIEDRNKIIEERKKALEEKRKKILEDREAAKKAQEEKLKTTKENTNNN
- a CDS encoding isoprenyl transferase, whose translation is MNLLDEIDISRLPNHLAIIMDGNGRWAKKQGFLRAFGHEKGSKSVKDNIKTCADLGIEYLTLYAFSTENWNRPKIEVETLMKLLIKSLRKELQTLQENNVKMNAIGNLEKLPKSAQDELFDVIEKTKHNTKMTLTLALSYGSREEIVNAVRNISDKVKNNIISIDDIDDSIINEHLYTQNLPEVDLLIRTSGEHRISNFLLWQIAYAELYFTDVLWPDFKEKDLYEAIISYQKRERRFGKTSEQIK
- a CDS encoding BamA/OMP85 family outer membrane protein; the protein is MRLSLVIKKESVDLEKQVNKLNNFLVLQKSIKLLLGLLIFGSFSQIKAQDRVPFDQGKTYILAKVDIVGKISFNPNTVTTFAGLEKGQEITVPGEEISNAIKKLGKLGLFDEITFYINKIEKDSIYLDLHVEELPKLNEVKFVGVNKSKIEGLIKDNGLTKEKVVNENLITTTKYYIENKYKKDGFFNTKVNINTVIDTSMTNHVNMVVKIDKGSKVKIKDIVFEGNKEVKSETLRAAMKDTKRKTLISLKTSKFIQAKYNDDLEKVIAAYKERGYRDARILSDSVAYNEDLKALMIKIKVEEGNKYRFGNIKFLGNTVYSDEGLLGMLGIKKGDTYNGVLLEKRIADKTKPDGDDITNLYQNNGYLFSNINAVETKTANDSIDFEIRITEGPIAYFNKITISGNDKTNDHVVYRELRTKPGEKYNKDLLIRTIREIGQLGFFDPESIEPKFKNVDAAAGTVDIDYPLTEKGASQIELQGGYGGGGFIGTLGLSFNNFSARNLFNKEAYKPLPMGDGQKVSLRLQASSYFRTYSLSFSEPWFGRQKPVQLNTSFSYTQQFYNNFQTQRVDKSRSFNILTISAGIYKRLTVPDDYFGLSQTVSYQHYDLHNYNTGLFTFGDGASRNLAYTIGLSRSNKGINPIFPIYGAEFSIVGKFTLPYSLFNGVNYATLGDQKEYKYIYSGASYTGTNGIRVNSGDYLEAIPSQTNPTPNSVSDYQDAAADPAKVDQKKYNWLEYYKLKFKADWYTKVLGTPKSPLVLRALVEFGFLGAYNQDRGIIPFERFFLGGDGMQNFAMDGREVIALRGYPNSSLTPVNSLGEPVGATVYNKYSLELRYPITLKPSASIYALTFLEAGSSFDTFKNYNPFALSRSAGAGLRVYMPAFGLLGIDFGYGFDGLPLPNGLLRPQANGWETHFIIGQQF
- a CDS encoding OmpH family outer membrane protein — its product is MKQIKTLLIAAILILGASQTINAQAKAAHVDVSDIMTKMPAMIDAQKQLETLSKTYDAEYKKMAEEFQTKLKKYDAEAATVTDAVNAERQKEVQDMQKRIQDYGQNAQKELQTKQEEITKPIYEKVRASIQKVGKAKGFQYVLDGSTLLLADGPNLTVDVKKDLGF
- a CDS encoding NifU family protein, whose translation is MSKITIKETQNPSILKFEFEDFITNNESFEFKNIDETKNSPLAQQLFYLPFVKTVYISGNFIAIEKFSIVEWEDVKDAVAEQIEKFVADGGVIVTPSENKTQKQPITVYGETTPNPSALKFVVSRMLTKSAVEFKNIDQTEASPLAKELFKFPYVKELFIDENYISVTKYDINNWDEITLELRTFIKQYIENGGTVLDESLIVAKAEQEKVKNQEFDHLDVTSQQIINILEEYVKPAVQADGGNIAFESYDETDKIVKVVLQGACSGCPSSTFTLKSGIENMLKSMLNDEEIKVEAVNG